The DNA window ATGCCACTGCCGCCGACGTCGATGCCGAACCCGCGCCGCTGTGGCGCGCCGTCGCCGGCAGCGATGCCGGGCGTGTCCGTGGTCGAGTCGGTGCTGGTCATCGAATCTCCTGCGCGTGACTGGGCTGTCCGCCCACCTTAGCGCCGCGACGGTGCCGCCTGCGGCGTCTACGCGGCCGTGGCGACTGTGATGCGATAGAGGCGTGACCCCTTCCGATGACGAGCTCGCAGTGCTGCGCTCGGTCGCCGAAACCCTGGCCGCGGACGCCGCCGCATTCGTGAGGCGTCGGCGGGCAGAGGTTTTCGGCGCCGACGCGGGCAGCTGGAACGCCCAAGACGGTGGCGCGGTGCGATCGAAGAGCACCCCGACCGATCCGGTGACCGTGGTCGACACCGAAACGGAGCGGCTGTTGCGCGACCGGTTGGCCGAATTACGGCCCGGGGAGCCGATTCTCGGCGAGGAAGGCGGCGGCCCGACCGACCCGGCGGGCACGCCGGCCGGATCGGTCACCTGGGTTCTCGATCCCATCGACGGCACGGTGAATTTCGTCTACGGCATCCCCGCCTACGCCGTGTCGGTCGGAGCACAGGTCAACGGCGAGTCGGTGGCCGGGGCCGTCGCCGACGTCGTCGGGCGCCGGGTGTACTCGGCGGCTCTCGGCCTGGGTGCGCATGTCACCGACGACGACGGCACGCAGCCGCTGCAGAGCGCTGCCGTCGACGATTTGTCGATGGCGTTGCTGGGCACCGGGTTCGGCTATTCGCGGCAGCGCCGCGCGGCGCAGGCGGCGCTGTTGGCGCGCCTGCTGCCGGTGGTCCGCGATGTCCGTCGCATCGGTTCGGCCGCACTGGATCTGTGCATGGTCGCCTCGGGTCGGCTCGATGCCTACTACGAGCACGGCCTGCAGGTGTGGGACCGCGCCGCGGGCGCGCTGATCGCCGCGGAGGCCGGGGCGCGGGTGGTCCTGCCCGCACCCGGAGTGGACGGGGCCGGTTTGGCGCTGGCCGCCGCGCCCGGAATCGCCGACGAGCTGTTGGCCGTCCTGGAGCGGTTCAACGGCCTGGATCCGATTCTGGACTGACCGCCCGCGTCAGCAGCTGCTGGCGTGAATCTTGGCCAGCAGCGTGGGATCTGAGGGCTCGGTGGCGCCGGGACGCAGGGTGGCGAGCACGGCATCGATGTCGTCGTTGTGCGCCAGCGCGCTGAAGTCGGTGCCCAGGGACAGGTCGACGGAGTCGTCGGCGCGGTTGTCGTTGAAGAGTTCGGTGCACGGCGCCACCAGCCACACGGCGGCCGCGGTGGCCTGTCCGGCGGTGCCGAACCGGATTTGGCCCTGGCACGTGAGTCGGGTGCCTGCATAGAGGGGGTCATTTGCGGCGGTCGGTTGCGCGAAGCCGAGATCTTTCATGGCCCCGGCGACGTCGCCGGCCTGTCCGCCCCGCCCGCTGGCGTTGAGGACCCGGACTTTGGTGTCGGCGAGCTTGGCGGGCGTGACGTCCATCATGGCGCTGCGCGACACGTGCTCACCCAGCTGGGCCGGCGCTGAACCGGTCGACTGCGGCGGGGGATTGCACACCGCGGCCTCGTGCACCTTGGCGGGCCGCGTCAAAGCGATCGTCCAGATCACGCCGGTGGCCACTGCGAGAAGAATCACCACGACGATGGCGGGCTGGGGGTTGCGCCGCCGAAAAGGCCGACCGTGCTTGTCAAAAGCTGTACCCTCGGTGATTTGCGTGACCACAGCTGCACTCTAGCCGCACGCCAAACCCACTGTTCAGAGGCGAGCGCAAGGGTAAGAATGGTCATGTGATGCAAATCACATAGTAATGGGGCGCGATACGGGCACGAATCGTTTGGTGGATGCGTTCGACGCTGGTACAAAGCGATGCTTGGATAACGAGGGCATGTGAGGGGATAGGGCAATGCCTACCGACTACGACGCTCCACGGCGTACCGAAACCGACGACGTTTCGGAGGACTCGCTGGAGGAGCTCAAAGCGCGACGGAACGAGGCGGCTTCGGCCGTCGTCGATGTCGACGAATCTGAATCCGCTGAGAACTTTGAACTGCCTGGCGCCGACCTGTCCGGTGAAGAGCTGTCGGTGCGCGTGATTCCGAAGCAGGCCGACGAGTTTACCTGCGCGAGCTGCTTCCTGGTGCAACACCGCAGCCGGCTGGCCAGCGAGAAGAACGGCATGATGATCTGTACCGACTGCGCGGCCT is part of the Mycobacterium mantenii genome and encodes:
- a CDS encoding inositol monophosphatase family protein, translating into MTPSDDELAVLRSVAETLAADAAAFVRRRRAEVFGADAGSWNAQDGGAVRSKSTPTDPVTVVDTETERLLRDRLAELRPGEPILGEEGGGPTDPAGTPAGSVTWVLDPIDGTVNFVYGIPAYAVSVGAQVNGESVAGAVADVVGRRVYSAALGLGAHVTDDDGTQPLQSAAVDDLSMALLGTGFGYSRQRRAAQAALLARLLPVVRDVRRIGSAALDLCMVASGRLDAYYEHGLQVWDRAAGALIAAEAGARVVLPAPGVDGAGLALAAAPGIADELLAVLERFNGLDPILD
- the cei gene encoding envelope integrity protein Cei, coding for MVTQITEGTAFDKHGRPFRRRNPQPAIVVVILLAVATGVIWTIALTRPAKVHEAAVCNPPPQSTGSAPAQLGEHVSRSAMMDVTPAKLADTKVRVLNASGRGGQAGDVAGAMKDLGFAQPTAANDPLYAGTRLTCQGQIRFGTAGQATAAAVWLVAPCTELFNDNRADDSVDLSLGTDFSALAHNDDIDAVLATLRPGATEPSDPTLLAKIHASSC
- a CDS encoding DUF4193 domain-containing protein, with protein sequence MPTDYDAPRRTETDDVSEDSLEELKARRNEAASAVVDVDESESAENFELPGADLSGEELSVRVIPKQADEFTCASCFLVQHRSRLASEKNGMMICTDCAA